GCCGATGCCGTCGAACGTGCAAGAAGAGATCGTCACCCGGGTGCGTGGCGAGTAGGTCTTCGTCTTCCCCGTAGGTTCAGAAAGGTCCCAGGAGAGAACTGTCATGGCACGAGAGAAGTTCGAGCGGACGAAGCCGCATGCGAACGTGGGCACGATGGGTCATATTGATCATGGGAAGACGACGTTGACGGCGGCGATCACGAAGGTGTTGTCGGAGGCGCATCCGGA
This genomic stretch from Rhabdothermincola sediminis harbors:
- a CDS encoding GTP-binding protein; the encoded protein is MAREKFERTKPHANVGTMGHIDHGKTTLTAAITKVLSEAHP